AGTTCAGACTCCAGTGGCGGCGAAAGCAGCTTTTCTTATAATAGCAGTCAcaatgaagatgatgatgttgcGTCAAGCGGACGTGGTTCGCGGCGTCGCAACTGGTCGCGCATTCGGAGGGGTGTTTCGACACTGTTCGAACGTGCGGAGTGTCGGTTCGTGGAGAAATCTGCTTTGCTTCTGGATTCTCTCGAGGGGGCCATTCTTGACCCTTTGCAGTCTCTCCAACTTGGTGGCAATAGGCGTGTGCCCTTTTTTAACCTCGAGGCCGCGATTGATTGCCTGAATCTGTCGTGGGAGGCATACGCACCTCTGTGTAGTGATGTAGATGCTTCGAGGCGAGATGCTGATGGCGGGGGGAATGGCACCTCATCTTATTGCGCTGACTGCACTCCCTGTGCGTTTCCCCCAGAGACAAGGGGAGAAGGCGATAGTGATAAAAGCACCTTAGACGAGCGGGCATTTTTAGAAGGGGCTGTGGACAGCAGTGCAGTGACGACCGTCGATAACAGGCCCATTGATGGTGATTTGCAATCTTTTACAGTTGCGAGGGAGGGGTCGTCCACCAGTGTGGGACCTGCTATGTGTACCAAACAATACGGTTATAAGCCAATCGCTGTGTTTGAGGCACTTGATGTAGTGGCTGTTTGTGCTGTCATGGACACTGAATTTTTGCACCATCGTGGCAAGGTCCCTCGAATCGTTATCGCATTCCGAGGAACAGCAAATATGAGCAACGCCAGGGAGAACATTCGTGTTCGGCAGCGTCCGTGGCGGGAAGTAGACGGTGTCCGGCAGTGGTGGGGCCTCACGAAGCGTGCAAGAGTCCACTCGGGTTTCCTTAACATTTGGATCTCACTGAAGCCTGCTGTGCTTCATACACTTCACAGGTTCTTAAAGGAGAATTCTTCCACTGTTTACCGTGTGTTTTGCACGGGCCACAGCATGGGGGGTGCTGTGGCTTGTCTTTGTGCCTACAGTGTGCGGCGTATGCTGCGGGAGATAGAATACCCCTTGGATGAGGTAACGGTTTACACGTTTGGTCAGCCCCCGATGGGGAACGCAGCGTTTCAAACCGCTTACGACAAGGCGATTCCCCGAACGTTTCGTGTTGTAAACGAGAGTGACGCGgtgtccctcttttccctgtTCGGGGGCACGCACGTTGGCACCGAAGTGGATATTGACCGCCATGGCAATTACATCTGTAAGCCCATGTTTATTGAGATGTTATTCAGACCCACgggagggaagggatttGCTTTAAAAAATCATACCCTTGCTGCCTATGCCCAATCTCTTAATGCCGTTGCGGATCGGAACAGCGGTAGGGAGTGTAAGGTGCGCTGCCTGCAGCCGTATGTGCGTGATGTTGTAGACCCATCACTTAGCGCTCTTTCCAGTGCTGCCGCCAACGTCTCTGTTGAACACCAAGCTGCGAACGTGTAACCAAACAGTGTATGTGAGACTTGAATTTTGGAAATATCGTATACCTTTCTTTCATAGTCGGTTTTGTgttcacgaaaaaaaaaaaccgcttCGTTTACTTCTTCCTTTACTGTTGTCTATGTGCACGCATGTTGACTCACCTATAATCTGAGAGGCAGCGCGAGCAAGAGACAGACATGAGACGGTGCAGTTGTTCAAGTACCATTCATGGGTTTGGTGGATGATGGGGATGCGGGGTCGCTCTCCACATCGTGTcgtgggggagggggagggcaTTTATTGGTCGGGAGAGTTCGAGAGGTGTCGACGGTTATTGCTCcatctttgtgtgtgtgcacactTGCGTATGCAGTCCCTTTTTGCCTTCATTTCGCTCTTTTGATGTCTCGTATTAGCTGTGGACGCGCGATGCCGTGGGATCTTATGCGTGATCTCTCTGCTTAGACCGCACTTTACGATTTGGCAGCTCtctcttgttgttttccctcctttctctaTTTTCCTGTTTGCCGGTCATTTTTGTCAACCTCCCAACCAAAGCCTGACCACCGGGTGGTGCAGTGCCGTTGGCTGTAAACGTGACTTTGAGTGCAAAAGAGACCTAtctgtttcccccctttacCCAAGTTAAAAAGAGTTGTTTCTTGCACTATCCGACTGTTATTCGTGCCTGTGTTTCCTTCCTGTGCCCCCTTCTTTCGCTCCAGCTGTCCCATTTACCCCCATCACTTGTGGCATTCAAAACAAAGCAGTGACGCCAACGACACCgacgaaaaacaaacaggcGTAAAGGGACTTTTGCATTCGGTCAAGTACTgaggtttgttttttttttcttccggaGACGGAACTCAGAAGGGAGGCCAGAGCCCATCGAGATGGAGAGGAGACAGGCGGGCGGGAATTTGCTGGACTCTATGAATTCTGCATCAGTGCACGTGAACGACCTTCCAGCTGAGTTCCCCCGTTTTCCACCGCAAACAATTAGCACGGGCGTTGCTTCTCAGAGTCACCGCAAAAAGTCACCGGCTTCGGGACCCCCGATGAACGGGAGTCATTCTTTTTCTCGTCATACAAACACAGGAACTGTACCTGCCATACCGCGCGCCCCACGGCGGTGCCGACTTACAAACAACGCACCATTCCCGGACCCCGCCTGCGTGGACTGCCAAAGGCATAGCTGCTCAAGACATTCAGGCGGCAGCACGTTGGCGGGGGGAGTGGAGCTGCAGATTGAAGGGCTTACGCGCTTCGTTTGGCGGtgtatttactttttatggTTGGCAGCCCTTGTCGCCGGTATAGTTTTGCAATCCTTGCCCTCTATTACATGGAGGGTGCTGGACATCTGTGGAAGGGATGCGCCTGATATGTGGAAATATGGGACATGGAATAGCAACTGTGCGACCATAGAGCTGGAGGACAGACACACCGATACCTACCGTGTTCAGTGGAATGGGCGACCATATTCTGTGGACTTTGGTGACCCGTTGCTGCGGTTCCGTAGCCTCGTAATTAACCTGGCCAGTCCTGACGACTGGGAGGTTTTCCATCCTGACGAGCGCAGGTTCACACTGAGGGTTGCGATTCCCTTTATGGAGGAGAACAGCAACTGGTCTACTGCCCCGTTGCCGATAGTGTGCCGTCGTGGGGACGATCGATGCGTTTACATAAACCTGCCGCCGGGTGCGGTTTTGAATGACACTGGTGGAGGACGCGTGTCTCTATCTCTTAGCGATGTCCCCGGAAGTATCGCTCGAAATATAAATAACTCAGCGGTTGGTATCCTTTTTCAAGGGCGTGCTTACGCCCTTACAGTGTTGATTTGGCGCTACATAGCCCTTACAATAACGGTTTTGCATGCTATACGGTTCGTAGTGAACCtgaaatacaacaacagcCTCTATGAACAGTGGTGGGTtttggtgctgctgttggcgtCTGTGTTGTATCTCAACCCCCTCACCGCCCTTGCCATATCTCCAGATCGGCTTCCACTGCCGCTGGAGTTCCTTGAACTTCACGTACCATGGTGGTTTGtagcggtggtggtgagCTATATGTTTTCTGTTATTACTGCGTCCATGCCGCGCGCTGCGAATCCCACGAAACAGGAAGGCGCTAAAAACCTGGGATGCCTTAGCCGCATGAAGGCCTGCTTctgccgcagccgcagcaTATATGACCCTCCGTTGTGGACGAAGGTAGTGGGAGTGCTTTTTATCATTATAGCCATTGGGcttgacatagcagtggccTGGCGGTGCTGCTCTGCAACGCTACATGGGAGGGGGTCGGGTAAGAAAATCTACATTTACCTTCTCTGTTCTCTTTTCGGCTTTGGGTCGCTGGTCTGTTGTATTATGCTCTACCGTCTACGTCGGAGCATGTCAAAGAAATCATACCTGGATTCGAGACCTCAGCAACTTGCCTGCCGTGTTTTCATGTTTATGTTCTTTACGGCCATCATTTTCAGTATTACACAATTCGCTCTGTTTTACGTGCTCGATTTCAGAATCCCGGGTATGTTGGCGTGGCAACCACTTATACAGCTACCGGCGTTGTTGGTATGGCCAGTTTTGGTCAATGTCATGACTCTAATATACACTACCCGTCACCGCCCAGAGACGGTTCCCGTTCATCCGCGAGACACGCGCTGGAAAGAAAGTGTCTGGCCTGACGATTGGTACCGATGGCTTGTTCGCCATGGCGGCAGCATGTACATTTTTCATacagagaaggaggaggccTCCTTCAATTGGAAACAACTGGAGTACCGCGTACGGCGGTACCTTGTGAGGTTAAAGAGAAGGGGTAGTGTGCATAACTTATCTCTCCTTCTGCAGAGCATACCCAATGACTCTTCATCTCCACCGGTTGAGGGGCCGAGTGACCCCTCGATAAATTATACCATTATGTGCTCCGTTCACTCCCGTCCCCAGGATATAGAGTTCTGGAAGGGTCTGAGAGAGTCGATTTGTAATCGAGGCGCAGCCGAGATTGTCAACATGGACATGACGTCCACGTGCTTCCTACCGTACGTTGAAGCAGGGAGGGAAAACGATTTGGGGCCCGAGAGACCGTCAGGCGCATCCCAAGTGATGAGACAAAATGTTGGCAGGGAAGGAGGTGGGTCCCGAGCTCCGCTGCTAGAAAACGATGGGGGAGCTCTCAACGGTTCCGTGGCGTTGAGGTTGAGCTCCACCACCGGGGATGCACCTCCCGGTGACGGGGAGCGTCGTCTGGGGTCTGTGGATGATCATTCAGAGGATAGCGGCGACGATGGAGGGTCAACTAATAACCCAAAGAGTGTGTGGCAAGCACTCCGTGGTGTAATTTCCGCGTCGGTGAGGGGAGCCGGGAGGAACTTATTCGAACGACCTGCTCATGCGTTTGAGCGTGCCGAAACCTATCTTTTGGATGCTGTTCAGCAAAGGATGCACGAACCCCTGTACCTCCCGTTTTTCAATCTTGAGACAGCCATTGACTGCTTCAACATAGCGTTTGAATCGTACAATTGGAAGGGACAGTCGCACGCCCGGGcccaagaaagaaaggttgGAACCTCGGGCCGCTGCCGCGGCTCTTCAAACTACCGTTCAAATGCTCGCGAATCCGCTGCTTACCCCCGGGAAACGGACCCAGACGCGTGCAGCACGTCGCAAGGTGATGTTGAGATGCGCAAATTTTGCCCTAGTACAGAACAACAGTCTGTGGCAGCCACTCCAGACCATAACGGGACGCCCACTATCGATGTGGAACAATACGGTTATAAGCCAATCGCTGTGTTTGAGGCACTTGATGTAGTGGCTGTTTGTGCTGTCATGGACACTGAATTTTTGCACCATCGTGGCAAGGCCCCTCGAATCGTTATCGCATTCCGAGGAACAGCAAATATGAGCAACGTGAGGGAGGACATCAAGATGCGCCGCCGTGCTTGGGATGAAATGAAGACCGATAGGGACAATGCGTCTCTGAAGTCGAGTTGCTGCTGGGAACCAACGGTCCACTCCGGATTTTTGGAGATCTGGGAAGCACACCAAACTTCTATTGAAGAAAAACTTGGCGGGTTCTTAAAGGACAATTCTTCCACTGTTTACCGTGTGTTTTGCACGGGCCACAGCATGGGGGGTGCTGTGGCTTGTCTTTGTGCCTACAGTGTGCGGCGTATGCTGCGGGAGATAGAATACCCCTTGGATGAGGTAACGGTTTACACGTTTGGTCAGCCCCCGATGGGGAACGCAGCGTTTCAAACCGCTTACGACAAGGCGATTCCCCGAACGTTTCGTGTTGTAAACGAGAGTGACACATTTGCAACGTTCCGGCTTTACGGCACGCAAGTTGGCACCGAAGTGGATATTAACCGCCATGGCAATTACATCTGTAAGCCCACGTATATGGAGCAACGGTGCCACCCAATGAAGAATAAGGTGTTTGGAATCGAGGGCCATCAGGTGAAGTCTTATGCCCGCTCGCTCAATGCCTTGGCGCTCGACACATCCTGCAAGATACGTGCTTCCGGCGATCCAGAGGCGTCATATGTGGCCGAGCCTGGACGCGAGCCGGATGCCATGTAAGTTGTTCCTGGCCTTTGGGTTGCGAATGCATTCGCCGTGCGgatgaaagaagaggaagcgtGGGATAAAAGTGTGCGGCTGTGGGGTATATTTGGGGAGTTCAGGGTGTTGTGAAGC
Above is a window of Trypanosoma brucei brucei TREU927 chromosome 3, complete sequence DNA encoding:
- a CDS encoding lipase domain protein, putative (similar to Lipase precursor (EC 3.1.1.3) (Triacylglycerol lipase). (Swiss-Prot:P19515) [Rhizomucor miehei]), which codes for MERRQAGGNLLDSMNSASVHVNDLPAEFPRFPPQTISTGVASQSHRKKSPASGPPMNGSHSFSRHTNTGTVPAIPRAPRRCRLTNNAPFPDPACVDCQRHSCSRHSGGSTLAGGVELQIEGLTRFVWRCIYFLWLAALVAGIVLQSLPSITWRVLDICGRDAPDMWKYGTWNSNCATIELEDRHTDTYRVQWNGRPYSVDFGDPLLRFRSLVINLASPDDWEVFHPDERRFTLRVAIPFMEENSNWSTAPLPIVCRRGDDRCVYINLPPGAVLNDTGGGRVSLSLSDVPGSIARNINNSAVGILFQGRAYALTVLIWRYIALTITVLHAIRFVVNLKYNNSLYEQWWVLVLLLASVLYLNPLTALAISPDRLPLPLEFLELHVPWWFVAVVVSYMFSVITASMPRAANPTKQEGAKNLGCLSRMKACFCRSRSIYDPPLWTKVVGVLFIIIAIGLDIAVAWRCCSATLHGRGSGKKIYIYLLCSLFGFGSLVCCIMLYRLRRSMSKKSYLDSRPQQLACRVFMFMFFTAIIFSITQFALFYVLDFRIPGMLAWQPLIQLPALLVWPVLVNVMTLIYTTRHRPETVPVHPRDTRWKESVWPDDWYRWLVRHGGSMYIFHTEKEEASFNWKQLEYRVRRYLVRLKRRGSVHNLSLLLQSIPNDSSSPPVEGPSDPSINYTIMCSVHSRPQDIEFWKGLRESICNRGAAEIVNMDMTSTCFLPYVEAGRENDLGPERPSGASQVMRQNVGREGGGSRAPLLENDGGALNGSVALRLSSTTGDAPPGDGERRLGSVDDHSEDSGDDGGSTNNPKSVWQALRGVISASVRGAGRNLFERPAHAFERAETYLLDAVQQRMHEPLYLPFFNLETAIDCFNIAFESYNWKGQSHARAQERKVGTSGRCRGSSNYRSNARESAAYPRETDPDACSTSQGDVEMRKFCPSTEQQSVAATPDHNGTPTIDVEQYGYKPIAVFEALDVVAVCAVMDTEFLHHRGKAPRIVIAFRGTANMSNVREDIKMRRRAWDEMKTDRDNASLKSSCCWEPTVHSGFLEIWEAHQTSIEEKLGGFLKDNSSTVYRVFCTGHSMGGAVACLCAYSVRRMLREIEYPLDEVTVYTFGQPPMGNAAFQTAYDKAIPRTFRVVNESDTFATFRLYGTQVGTEVDINRHGNYICKPTYMEQRCHPMKNKVFGIEGHQVKSYARSLNALALDTSCKIRASGDPEASYVAEPGREPDAM